One Vicinamibacterales bacterium genomic region harbors:
- a CDS encoding VWA domain-containing protein, producing MKRLFWLASLAAALCAAAPAAPLLGQGQNPRAVFRSNTQLVSVDVIVRDGTGAVMRGLKAEDFEITEDGKAMEIRSFSFEEIKSKPQTTIETAELLAGAKDRLAAETGKTAPPAAAAAAPIAAEAPKPMTSEALAGRRLIVLLFDIASMQPEDVQRAVDSATAFVQKNMTPADMVAVATISSNLDVLNDFSSDRTVVGNALAKLGYKEGTATPPPSADTVATDEQQSQDDTSSQDTSDMDAFNNDVRLRALKALAETLAPIEQKKSILYFSAGMQRSGEDNQVELRAATNAAVRAHVSIYPVDTRGLQTIVPGGDASRQSGRGTQLFSGSNVRGQFTQLQASQDTLGSLASDTGGRAFLDSNDFAPAFEKIQNDMSAYYLIGYATTNIAKDGRFRQIKVRVKKQNVKIEARNGYFADRDFQHTARGDRATQLQDQLFSALPATDLPVLVTSGYYRLATDRYFVPISVAVPGSAIPTPAEKDKDKMELDILGFVRDEQGRPVGRLQQSITLPPGSVGTVAAKQVLYTTAVELPPGKFDVKVVVRENTSGLMGSFQAAVVVPELKTAPLKVSAVTLSTQMQAAKDVKDNPLIRNGQQLVPNVTHIVSKDQRLLFYYEVYDPASTNGAPPDIRTSLAFYRGKVKVFETPVVERATIDDPARKAAIFQLEVPAASLQPGFYTCQINVIDSVSSKFVFPRLVFLLR from the coding sequence ATGAAACGCCTTTTCTGGCTCGCTTCGCTCGCCGCCGCCCTGTGCGCCGCCGCACCGGCGGCGCCGCTCCTCGGTCAGGGACAGAACCCGCGCGCCGTGTTCCGCTCGAACACGCAGCTGGTGTCGGTCGACGTCATCGTCCGCGACGGCACCGGCGCCGTCATGCGAGGGCTGAAGGCCGAAGACTTCGAGATCACCGAAGACGGCAAGGCGATGGAGATCCGAAGCTTCAGCTTCGAGGAGATCAAGAGCAAGCCGCAGACGACGATCGAAACCGCGGAGCTGCTGGCCGGAGCGAAGGACAGGCTGGCGGCCGAGACCGGCAAGACGGCGCCGCCGGCGGCGGCCGCCGCGGCGCCGATCGCGGCGGAAGCCCCCAAGCCGATGACCTCGGAGGCGCTGGCAGGCCGGCGCCTCATCGTGCTGCTCTTCGACATCGCGTCGATGCAGCCCGAAGACGTGCAGCGCGCGGTCGACTCGGCGACGGCCTTCGTGCAGAAGAACATGACGCCGGCCGACATGGTCGCGGTCGCGACGATCAGTTCGAACCTCGACGTCCTCAACGACTTCAGCTCCGACCGCACCGTCGTCGGCAACGCCCTGGCAAAGCTCGGCTACAAGGAAGGGACGGCGACGCCGCCGCCGAGCGCCGACACCGTCGCGACCGACGAGCAGCAGAGCCAGGACGACACCAGCTCGCAGGACACGTCCGACATGGACGCGTTCAACAACGATGTCCGTCTGCGTGCCCTGAAGGCGCTCGCCGAAACGCTGGCACCCATCGAGCAGAAGAAATCGATCCTCTATTTCAGCGCCGGCATGCAGCGCAGTGGCGAAGACAACCAGGTCGAGCTGCGCGCGGCGACCAACGCCGCCGTCCGCGCCCACGTGTCGATTTATCCGGTCGACACGCGCGGCCTGCAGACCATCGTTCCCGGCGGCGACGCGAGCCGCCAGAGCGGCCGCGGCACGCAGCTCTTCTCCGGCAGCAACGTGCGCGGCCAGTTCACGCAGCTGCAGGCGTCGCAGGACACGCTCGGCTCACTCGCCAGCGACACCGGCGGCCGCGCCTTTCTCGACTCGAACGACTTCGCGCCGGCCTTCGAGAAGATCCAGAACGACATGTCGGCCTACTACCTGATCGGCTACGCGACCACCAACATCGCCAAGGACGGCCGCTTCCGGCAGATCAAGGTCCGCGTCAAGAAGCAGAACGTAAAGATCGAGGCGCGCAACGGCTACTTCGCCGACCGCGACTTCCAGCACACCGCGCGCGGCGATCGCGCCACGCAGCTGCAGGATCAATTGTTCTCGGCGTTGCCGGCGACGGACCTGCCGGTACTCGTGACCTCCGGCTATTACCGGCTCGCTACCGATCGCTACTTCGTCCCCATCTCGGTCGCTGTCCCCGGCTCCGCCATCCCGACACCGGCCGAGAAGGACAAGGACAAGATGGAGCTCGACATCCTCGGCTTCGTGCGCGACGAACAGGGCCGGCCGGTGGGCCGCCTGCAGCAGTCGATCACGCTGCCGCCGGGTTCGGTCGGCACGGTCGCCGCGAAACAGGTCCTCTACACCACCGCCGTCGAGTTGCCGCCTGGCAAGTTCGACGTCAAGGTCGTCGTGCGCGAGAACACCAGCGGTCTGATGGGATCGTTCCAGGCGGCGGTCGTCGTGCCGGAGCTGAAGACCGCCCCGCTGAAGGTCAGCGCCGTGACGCTCAGTACGCAGATGCAGGCCGCCAAGGACGTCAAGGACAATCCGCTGATTCGCAACGGCCAGCAGCTCGTGCCCAACGTCACGCACATCGTCAGCAAGGATCAGCGGCTGCTGTTCTACTACGAGGTCTACGACCCGGCCAGCACGAACGGCGCCCCGCCGGACATCCGCACCAGCCTGGCGTTCTATCGCGGCAAGGTCAAAGTGTTCGAGACCCCTGTGGTCGAGCGCGCCACCATCGACGATCCGGCGCGGAAGGCGGCCATCTTCCAGCTCGAGGTGCCGGCAGCGTCGCTGCAGCCGGGCTTCTACACCTGCCAGATCAACGTCATCGATTCGGTCTCGTCGAAGTTCGTCTTCCCGAGGCTGGTCTTCCTGCTGCGCTGA
- a CDS encoding TonB-dependent receptor — protein sequence MVTFYVSRGTAGLAAGLMGAVALVAPIGLDARQQQTGACRITGHAKSAGAPLPGVALTIKSGTAAKGSTSTDVDGGFGFTLAPGQYTVSAELTGFGAIEQPITVVEAASCAQTLDLSMSLAPRNAPTVAANGGAGAAAPTATPTSPARAGAPAAPGTTAAANGRGGAPGAGRGRGAQPGATGFQTLEVTRTGDAATTDTQLSATETEQAARALLPPGFSTESSGDAIAISGNAGSVDRGMLQDRFGAIGRGEFDPTNPDAFGAAGGDGQGPGAGGRGGFGGGRGGPGGFQGRGGPGGPGGPGGGRGDFFLGGRGAQQQRYQGTVNYSFGGSVLDSTPFQLPDRTASTQPYARNIYGGTIGGPVKLGSLYDGTRKTNFILTYSGNHGSTVYDQYANVPTMAERSGDFSALGVALINPATGQPFPNNQVPVSPVAQSLLQYIPQPNVPGNTTQSNFHYTTTTPAAGDTINLRVTQNFTPAAAGAGGRGGGRGGGGGFGGRGGRGQAATGTSVNMTAQLQLRRTDSDSTNINPLLGGHIANRSLAIPVTLNIRHKRTLHTASINFSSTSATTTNHFSGVTDVAGDSGIYTGLSDPFSWGVPYLTFSQIQGVRDVTPAKRDDSRLSLSYSWVQPWKTHQFRAGGDWRLDRSSSNSNAAPNGNFTFSGLYTGNDFADFLLGASQGAMQQYGPGSVQLRGRSGDLFLQDDWRKSAKLTLSLGLRYELIQPYTEADNRLVTLDVNPDFTAAAAVQAGQAGPYTGAFPDGILLTDTNNLAPRVGFAYRLKPGLVVRGGYGMSFNSGSYSTMARQLAAQPPFATSNTQQDLTGSAPIPIATAFTTITNQLQNNFGADKNYQLGRVQTMNVDVSKDLTQVWTVGGGYTRTIGANLDVVRAPNREPEGGLRIEDVQAFLWQTSEGISNLNAATFRLQRRFVKGFGGSLTYTLAKSMDDASNYGGGGTVVAQNDQDLASEYSLSSFDRRHQLNGNASIELPFGPNKPWFNSGGFWGNTFGGWRGALDFTWQSGTPLTPRVVAAARDVASGVSGTLRADVVPGTSVFPSALSFPQYFNPLAFTVPPVGSFGDAGRNSILGPGSKLLNAQFSRDVRMGGNRAVTLQATIANLLNIANYAAIDTNIRSSTFGQVIRFNASRSAQLNFRFRF from the coding sequence ATGGTTACCTTCTACGTGTCGCGGGGAACGGCAGGGTTGGCGGCGGGCCTGATGGGCGCCGTTGCGCTGGTGGCTCCCATCGGCCTCGACGCGCGACAGCAGCAGACCGGCGCGTGCCGGATCACCGGACATGCGAAGAGCGCCGGCGCGCCGCTGCCCGGCGTGGCGTTGACAATCAAGTCGGGAACGGCCGCGAAGGGCTCGACGTCGACCGACGTCGACGGCGGGTTCGGCTTCACGCTTGCACCGGGCCAGTACACGGTCTCGGCAGAGCTCACCGGCTTCGGGGCCATCGAGCAGCCGATCACCGTCGTCGAGGCAGCCAGCTGCGCGCAGACGCTCGATCTGTCGATGTCGCTCGCCCCGCGCAATGCGCCGACGGTGGCGGCCAACGGCGGGGCCGGAGCGGCGGCACCGACTGCAACGCCGACGTCACCGGCGCGTGCGGGCGCGCCGGCGGCACCCGGCACGACGGCGGCGGCCAACGGTCGTGGCGGCGCTCCCGGAGCCGGCCGCGGTCGTGGCGCGCAGCCGGGCGCCACCGGATTCCAGACGCTCGAGGTCACTCGCACGGGCGACGCGGCCACGACCGACACGCAATTGTCAGCCACGGAAACCGAGCAGGCGGCGCGCGCGCTGCTGCCGCCCGGTTTCTCGACCGAATCGTCCGGCGACGCGATCGCGATCAGCGGCAACGCCGGCAGCGTCGATCGCGGAATGCTGCAGGATCGCTTCGGCGCGATCGGCCGCGGCGAGTTCGATCCGACGAATCCCGACGCGTTCGGCGCGGCCGGCGGCGACGGGCAGGGCCCCGGAGCGGGTGGACGCGGCGGCTTCGGAGGGGGGCGCGGCGGCCCGGGCGGCTTCCAGGGACGCGGCGGGCCCGGCGGCCCGGGCGGGCCCGGCGGCGGACGCGGCGATTTCTTCCTCGGCGGGCGCGGCGCGCAGCAGCAGCGCTACCAGGGCACCGTCAACTACTCGTTTGGCGGATCGGTGCTCGATTCGACGCCGTTCCAGCTGCCGGACCGCACCGCCTCGACTCAACCGTACGCGCGGAACATCTACGGCGGCACGATCGGCGGCCCCGTCAAGCTCGGCTCGCTCTACGACGGCACGCGCAAGACCAATTTCATCCTGACCTACAGCGGCAACCACGGCAGCACCGTGTACGATCAGTACGCCAACGTGCCGACGATGGCCGAGCGCAGCGGCGATTTCTCAGCCCTCGGCGTGGCCTTGATCAATCCGGCCACCGGCCAACCGTTCCCGAACAACCAGGTGCCGGTGTCGCCGGTGGCGCAGTCCCTGCTGCAGTACATCCCGCAGCCGAACGTGCCCGGCAATACCACACAGAGCAACTTCCACTACACCACCACGACGCCGGCGGCCGGCGACACGATCAACCTGCGCGTCACGCAGAATTTCACACCCGCGGCGGCGGGCGCCGGCGGGCGCGGCGGCGGCCGCGGCGGCGGCGGCGGATTCGGCGGCCGCGGCGGCCGCGGACAGGCAGCGACCGGCACCAGCGTGAACATGACCGCGCAGCTGCAACTGCGCCGCACCGACAGCGATTCGACCAACATCAACCCGCTGCTCGGCGGCCACATCGCGAACCGCAGCCTGGCGATACCGGTCACCCTCAACATCCGCCACAAACGGACGCTGCATACGGCGTCGATCAATTTTTCGTCGACCTCTGCGACCACGACCAACCACTTCAGCGGCGTGACCGACGTCGCCGGAGACTCGGGCATCTACACCGGCCTCAGCGATCCATTCAGTTGGGGCGTGCCGTACCTCACGTTCTCGCAGATCCAAGGGGTGCGCGACGTCACGCCGGCCAAGCGCGACGACAGTCGGCTGTCGCTGTCCTACAGCTGGGTGCAGCCGTGGAAGACGCATCAGTTCCGCGCCGGTGGCGATTGGCGCCTCGATCGGAGCAGCAGCAACAGCAACGCCGCGCCGAACGGCAATTTCACGTTCTCCGGCCTCTATACGGGGAACGACTTCGCCGATTTCCTGCTCGGCGCCTCGCAGGGAGCGATGCAGCAGTACGGTCCCGGGAGCGTGCAGCTGCGCGGGCGATCCGGCGATCTGTTCCTGCAGGACGACTGGCGGAAGAGCGCCAAGCTGACTCTGAGCCTCGGGTTGCGCTACGAGTTGATCCAGCCATACACCGAAGCGGACAACCGTCTCGTCACCCTCGACGTGAATCCCGACTTCACCGCCGCGGCGGCGGTGCAGGCCGGGCAGGCCGGTCCCTATACCGGCGCGTTCCCCGACGGCATCCTGCTCACCGACACGAACAACCTCGCGCCGCGCGTCGGCTTCGCGTACCGCCTGAAACCGGGACTGGTGGTGCGCGGCGGCTACGGCATGAGCTTCAACTCCGGGTCGTACTCGACGATGGCCCGCCAGCTGGCGGCGCAGCCGCCGTTTGCCACGTCGAACACGCAGCAGGACCTGACCGGCAGCGCTCCCATCCCGATTGCGACCGCGTTCACGACGATCACCAATCAGCTGCAGAACAACTTCGGCGCCGACAAGAACTATCAGCTCGGCCGCGTCCAGACGATGAACGTCGACGTGTCGAAAGACCTGACGCAGGTCTGGACGGTCGGCGGCGGCTACACGCGCACGATCGGCGCCAACCTCGACGTCGTCCGCGCGCCGAACCGCGAGCCGGAAGGCGGCCTCCGCATCGAGGACGTGCAGGCGTTCCTGTGGCAGACCTCCGAGGGCATCTCCAACCTCAATGCCGCGACGTTCCGGCTGCAGCGGCGGTTCGTCAAGGGTTTCGGCGGCTCGCTCACCTACACACTGGCCAAGTCGATGGACGACGCGTCGAACTACGGCGGCGGCGGCACGGTGGTGGCGCAGAACGACCAGGATCTGGCGTCCGAGTACTCGCTCTCGAGTTTCGATCGGCGGCATCAGTTGAACGGCAACGCCTCGATCGAGCTGCCGTTCGGACCCAACAAGCCGTGGTTCAACAGCGGCGGCTTCTGGGGGAACACGTTCGGCGGCTGGCGCGGCGCCCTCGACTTCACCTGGCAGTCGGGGACTCCGTTGACGCCGCGGGTCGTCGCGGCGGCGCGCGATGTCGCCAGCGGCGTCAGCGGCACGCTGCGTGCCGACGTCGTCCCCGGCACCTCGGTGTTCCCGAGCGCACTGTCGTTCCCGCAGTACTTCAACCCGCTGGCGTTCACGGTGCCGCCGGTCGGCTCGTTCGGCGACGCCGGCAGAAACTCGATCCTCGGCCCTGGCAGCAAGCTGCTCAACGCGCAGTTCTCACGTGACGTGCGCATGGGCGGCAACCGCGCGGTCACGCTGCAGGCGACGATCGCCAACCTGCTCAACATCGCCAACTACGCCGCCATCGACACCAACATCAGATCGTCGACGTTCGGGCAGGTCATCCGTTTCAACGCGTCGCGCTCCGCGCAACTCAACTTCCGGTTCCGATTCTGA
- a CDS encoding efflux RND transporter periplasmic adaptor subunit: MTALLAGASVTAGAYYTRRGDGAPELTTAAVTRGNVVTTVAATGTLEPVTNVEVGAQVTGIVEALYADFNSMVHKGQLLAKLDQSTFLTSVEQARANFTGAQADAQRLKVASEAANIALTRAQELSSRQLLPAQDLQQAETDARTAAADVAGADAKVAQAKADLSMAEVNLAKTVISSPIDGVVTARNVDVGQTVSANFSAPTLYIIAADLTHMQLDASIDESDLGQIKPGQTVTFRVDAYPERMFRGTLTQIRLNAATVNNVVTYSAMIDAPNPTLDLKPGMTATLSVEVARRDQVLRVPTAALRFKPDANVLVHYVGPQPPASAPAPGKAVWAMNGTAIAPVPVVAGISDGTYTELVGSPIAEGTVVVVRASTPANAPNTPTTGSGNPLLPQRPGVGRRG; the protein is encoded by the coding sequence TTGACCGCCCTCCTCGCCGGCGCTTCCGTCACGGCCGGCGCCTACTATACCCGCCGGGGAGACGGCGCTCCTGAGCTCACGACGGCTGCCGTCACCCGCGGCAACGTGGTCACCACGGTCGCCGCGACTGGCACGCTCGAGCCGGTCACGAACGTCGAGGTCGGGGCCCAGGTCACCGGCATTGTCGAGGCTCTGTACGCCGATTTCAACTCGATGGTTCACAAGGGACAGCTCCTGGCCAAGCTGGACCAGTCGACGTTCCTGACCTCGGTTGAGCAGGCGCGGGCGAATTTCACCGGCGCCCAAGCCGACGCGCAGCGGCTGAAGGTCGCCAGCGAGGCGGCCAACATCGCACTGACGCGCGCCCAGGAGCTGTCGTCGCGCCAGCTGCTGCCCGCGCAGGACCTGCAACAGGCCGAAACCGACGCGCGCACCGCCGCCGCCGACGTGGCCGGCGCCGATGCGAAGGTCGCGCAGGCGAAAGCGGATCTCAGCATGGCCGAGGTCAACCTCGCCAAGACCGTCATCTCGTCGCCGATCGACGGCGTCGTCACCGCGCGCAACGTCGACGTCGGGCAGACCGTCTCGGCGAACTTCTCGGCGCCGACGCTGTATATCATCGCCGCCGACCTGACGCACATGCAGCTCGACGCGAGCATCGACGAATCGGATCTGGGTCAGATCAAGCCGGGACAGACGGTGACGTTCCGCGTCGACGCCTATCCGGAGCGCATGTTCCGCGGCACGCTGACACAGATCCGCCTGAACGCCGCGACGGTCAACAACGTCGTGACCTATTCGGCGATGATCGACGCCCCGAACCCGACGCTCGATCTGAAGCCCGGCATGACGGCGACGCTGAGCGTGGAGGTGGCGCGCCGTGACCAGGTACTGCGCGTGCCGACCGCCGCGCTCCGCTTCAAGCCGGACGCCAACGTGCTGGTTCACTACGTCGGACCGCAGCCGCCGGCGTCGGCGCCGGCACCCGGCAAAGCCGTGTGGGCGATGAACGGCACCGCGATCGCGCCCGTCCCTGTCGTCGCCGGCATCAGCGACGGCACCTATACCGAGCTGGTCGGATCGCCGATTGCCGAAGGGACGGTCGTCGTGGTGCGAGCGTCCACGCCGGCGAACGCCCCGAACACACCCACGACCGGTAGCGGCAATCCGTTGCTGCCGCAGCGCCCCGGAGTCGGACGGCGAGGGTAG
- a CDS encoding PEGA domain-containing protein, which translates to MKRFLILVSACSMALLLLSPANAAAQRGGGHGGGHGGGGGGGQPSGPSGGHGGGPSGGGGGPSNGHGGGYPGGGYHPYYGGGYRGYYGGYHPYYYSPYFSNGFYASFYYGLGYYPYYWNFAYGYPGYYGAYGGYGAYGAYGGYPCCGYPNAAYAYGGWSTARLEMKPREAQVFVDGYYVGTINDFDGVFQRLDIPVGQHELSVYLPGYQTWSQQVLFRPGESYHYKGDLQAAAPGAPQDPRPVPNPNAQNNAPQEYGPPPNEPGYGDPNGQHGYPPQSNGNPNGGMYPYPPQAGEPGRLPPMPEGRTGGNPAAGFGTLNLRVQPGDAVVQIDGEKWDNPDGGSRLVVQLAAGPHQIEVRKDGYRPYSTTIQIHAGEPQTINVVLPQGY; encoded by the coding sequence GTGAAACGGTTTCTCATTCTTGTCTCCGCGTGCAGCATGGCCCTGCTGCTGCTGTCGCCTGCGAACGCGGCTGCGCAACGCGGGGGCGGGCACGGCGGCGGGCACGGCGGCGGTGGCGGCGGCGGTCAACCCTCAGGCCCGAGCGGCGGTCATGGCGGTGGACCGAGCGGCGGCGGCGGTGGCCCGTCGAACGGCCATGGCGGCGGCTATCCCGGTGGTGGATATCATCCGTACTACGGCGGCGGCTATCGCGGCTACTACGGGGGGTACCACCCCTACTACTACAGCCCGTACTTCTCTAACGGGTTCTACGCCTCCTTCTATTACGGACTCGGCTACTACCCGTACTACTGGAACTTTGCCTACGGCTATCCGGGTTACTACGGTGCCTACGGCGGGTACGGTGCCTACGGCGCCTACGGCGGTTATCCGTGCTGCGGTTATCCCAATGCCGCGTATGCCTATGGCGGTTGGTCGACCGCCCGGCTCGAAATGAAGCCGCGGGAAGCGCAGGTGTTCGTCGACGGCTACTACGTTGGCACGATCAACGACTTCGACGGGGTGTTCCAACGCCTCGACATCCCGGTTGGTCAGCACGAGCTGAGCGTGTACCTGCCGGGCTATCAGACCTGGAGTCAGCAGGTGCTGTTTCGTCCGGGTGAGAGCTACCACTACAAGGGGGACTTGCAGGCGGCCGCCCCAGGCGCGCCGCAGGATCCTCGTCCAGTGCCGAACCCCAACGCGCAGAACAACGCGCCGCAGGAGTACGGTCCGCCGCCCAACGAGCCGGGATACGGCGATCCGAACGGTCAGCACGGGTATCCGCCGCAGTCCAACGGCAATCCGAACGGCGGGATGTATCCGTATCCACCCCAGGCCGGCGAGCCGGGACGCCTGCCGCCGATGCCGGAGGGACGCACCGGCGGCAATCCCGCGGCCGGCTTCGGCACCTTGAACCTGCGCGTTCAGCCGGGCGACGCCGTGGTGCAGATCGACGGCGAGAAGTGGGACAACCCGGATGGCGGCAGCCGTCTGGTCGTTCAGCTCGCGGCCGGGCCGCACCAGATCGAAGTTCGGAAAGACGGCTATCGGCCTTACTCGACGACGATTCAGATCCATGCGGGCGAGCCGCAGACGATCAACGTCGTGCTGCCGCAGGGATACTGA
- a CDS encoding HAMP domain-containing sensor histidine kinase: MPKRRWYRSLYSKIAIGYVVLLATLLLVQTSLAVWMSGQLWGRANRTPAQVADVVAQDLETQLSEYPGLDLAAHLKAKYGRGYPPFAVVFGSREEVFSNRPNVLPPPLGREARRRLYHQGEPFEHEPPPNGRRFYAEYADVTVGGRIIGVVAVPRNPPGFDISFREIAPTLAWIGVALLGFGAAIMAFVIFRPTRRRLHSLEEAARALGEGRTDVRADEAGGDEVSALAGTFNTMATDLSTRATALAESDRVRRQLLADVSHELMTPLAGIRGYIETLAMPELTLDEPTKRRYLGIVDEETHKLESIIGDLLDLARLEGGGDTLEREPVLIDDLFRRVADRHQPQLRDRGVSLTTTTEAGTPLVFGDPDRLEQALQNVAANAIRHTPAGGTVTLRAQPDGDRVQLTISDTGPGIPRDHLTHVFDRFYKVDAARSGTGAPSGSGLGLSIVRAIVNRHGGEVHASNTPGGGAVFTFLLPAVSVSR, encoded by the coding sequence ATGCCCAAGCGCCGCTGGTACCGGAGTCTCTATTCGAAAATCGCGATTGGCTACGTCGTGCTGCTGGCGACGCTGCTGCTCGTTCAGACGAGCCTCGCGGTGTGGATGTCTGGGCAGCTGTGGGGGCGCGCCAACCGCACCCCGGCGCAGGTTGCCGATGTCGTCGCACAGGATCTCGAGACGCAGCTCTCCGAATACCCCGGTCTCGACCTGGCTGCGCATCTGAAGGCCAAGTACGGCCGCGGCTACCCGCCCTTCGCCGTGGTCTTCGGCAGCCGCGAGGAGGTCTTCTCGAACCGTCCGAACGTGCTGCCGCCGCCGCTCGGCCGCGAAGCGCGCCGCCGGCTGTACCATCAGGGGGAACCCTTCGAGCACGAGCCGCCGCCCAACGGCCGCCGGTTCTACGCCGAGTATGCGGACGTCACCGTCGGCGGCCGGATCATCGGCGTGGTCGCGGTACCGCGAAACCCACCGGGGTTCGACATCAGCTTCCGCGAGATCGCACCGACGCTCGCGTGGATCGGCGTGGCGCTGCTCGGCTTCGGCGCGGCAATCATGGCCTTCGTCATCTTCCGTCCCACCCGGCGCCGTCTGCACTCGCTCGAGGAGGCGGCGCGGGCGCTCGGTGAAGGCCGTACCGACGTGCGAGCCGACGAGGCTGGCGGCGACGAGGTCAGCGCCCTCGCGGGAACCTTCAACACGATGGCGACCGATCTCAGCACTCGCGCGACCGCGCTGGCCGAGTCCGACCGCGTGCGCCGGCAGCTGCTGGCCGACGTCTCGCACGAGCTGATGACGCCGCTCGCCGGGATTCGCGGCTACATCGAGACGCTGGCGATGCCCGAGCTGACGCTGGACGAACCGACCAAGCGCCGTTACCTGGGCATCGTCGACGAGGAAACCCACAAGCTCGAGTCGATCATCGGCGACCTTCTCGACCTGGCGCGGCTCGAGGGGGGCGGCGACACGCTCGAGCGCGAGCCGGTGCTCATCGATGACCTGTTCCGCCGCGTCGCCGATCGCCATCAGCCGCAGTTGCGCGACCGCGGCGTCAGTCTGACGACGACCACCGAGGCCGGTACCCCGCTCGTCTTCGGCGACCCCGATCGCCTCGAGCAGGCCCTGCAGAACGTGGCGGCGAACGCCATCCGTCACACGCCGGCCGGCGGCACCGTGACGCTGCGCGCTCAGCCCGACGGCGACCGCGTCCAGTTGACGATCTCCGACACCGGGCCGGGCATCCCGCGAGATCACCTGACGCACGTGTTCGATCGCTTCTACAAGGTCGACGCGGCCCGCTCCGGCACCGGGGCGCCATCGGGCAGCGGCCTCGGCCTCTCCATCGTCCGCGCCATCGTCAATCGACACGGCGGCGAGGTGCACGCCTCGAACACGCCCGGCGGCGGCGCGGTGTTCACGTTCCTGCTCCCGGCGGTCAGCGTGAGTCGATGA
- a CDS encoding response regulator transcription factor, which produces MTTAETVTADRPTAQLRVLVVEDDPHIRELVLLHLGLEGLATSASGDGADGLLQARTQSFDLIILDVMLPGLDGVTVCRAIRREPHLKDVPILMLTARREESDKVNGLESGADDYLTKPFGIREFVARVRALMRRRRVTANASAHHSPVTAGALHVDPARRLARVDTREVELTAHEFDLLYVLASNRGIVFSRDALVQRVWGGDTHITERSVDTLIKRLRKKIEGDPAEPRYILTVWGTGYKFSDA; this is translated from the coding sequence ATGACCACTGCAGAGACCGTCACCGCTGACCGGCCGACCGCCCAGCTTCGCGTCCTCGTCGTCGAGGACGATCCGCACATCCGCGAGCTGGTGCTGCTCCACCTTGGTCTCGAAGGCCTCGCGACCTCCGCCTCCGGCGACGGGGCCGATGGGCTGCTGCAGGCGCGGACCCAGTCGTTCGACCTGATCATCCTCGACGTGATGCTGCCGGGTCTCGACGGCGTGACCGTCTGCCGCGCCATCCGGCGCGAACCGCATCTGAAGGACGTACCGATCCTGATGCTGACGGCGCGCCGCGAGGAGTCGGACAAGGTGAACGGCCTCGAGAGCGGCGCCGACGACTACCTCACCAAGCCGTTCGGCATTCGCGAGTTCGTGGCGCGCGTCCGTGCCCTGATGCGGCGCCGCCGGGTTACCGCCAATGCGTCGGCCCACCATAGCCCGGTCACCGCCGGCGCCCTCCACGTCGATCCGGCGCGGCGGCTGGCGCGCGTCGACACGCGGGAGGTCGAGCTGACGGCGCACGAGTTCGATCTGCTCTACGTGCTGGCCAGCAACCGGGGCATCGTGTTCAGCCGCGATGCGCTCGTGCAGCGCGTCTGGGGGGGCGACACCCACATCACGGAGCGCAGCGTCGACACGCTGATCAAGCGCCTGCGCAAGAAGATCGAAGGCGACCCGGCCGAACCGCGCTACATCCTGACCGTCTGGGGAACCGGCTACAAGTTCAGCGATGCCTAG